From the genome of Marixanthomonas ophiurae, one region includes:
- a CDS encoding transglutaminase domain-containing protein — translation MLRQIIIALLISCFSVGNSYSQIGDVINTRTAYKRTAPVPKATHIDTKNLAKQITKNSRTDFEKAQAIFLWIASTIEYDNELRTDATLQKSIYTSEKNVLKNVLERRKALCGGYAFLYKEVCRQVGIESQVIHGYSKKYYRVSRRKQVDHTWNAVKINGKWRLLDLTLARSQRKNNIPNMYWFDTNPDFFIKTHYPEEIQWTLIHNPISKRKFEELPSR, via the coding sequence ATGCTTAGACAAATTATAATTGCTTTATTAATAAGTTGTTTTTCGGTAGGGAACAGTTATTCACAGATAGGTGATGTAATTAATACGCGCACTGCTTATAAAAGAACAGCTCCTGTACCGAAAGCAACACACATTGACACTAAAAACCTTGCAAAGCAGATTACCAAAAATAGTCGTACAGATTTTGAAAAGGCACAAGCTATTTTTTTATGGATAGCAAGTACTATTGAATATGATAATGAACTTCGTACCGATGCTACCCTTCAGAAGTCTATTTACACTTCAGAAAAAAACGTACTTAAAAATGTATTGGAGCGCAGAAAAGCACTTTGTGGTGGTTATGCCTTTTTATACAAAGAAGTTTGTAGACAAGTAGGCATTGAAAGCCAAGTAATACACGGCTATAGTAAAAAATATTATCGTGTTAGTAGAAGGAAACAAGTTGACCATACTTGGAACGCCGTAAAAATTAACGGAAAGTGGCGATTATTGGATCTTACCTTAGCAAGGAGCCAGCGAAAAAATAACATACCAAACATGTATTGGTTTGACACAAATCCTGACTTTTTTATAAAAACACATTATCCTGAAGAAATACAATGGACACTTATTCATAACCCTATCTCAAAACGTAAATTTGAAGAGCTTCCTTCGAGATAA
- a CDS encoding DUF4199 domain-containing protein — protein MFKIYSRYGVIIAVALIVYFLLLKLFGLHQYPVLSAANGVIYGAGILLALKKYKADTPKFDYAKGFEVGFAAGAIATVIFTIFMSLYIFELDTEFAHNILDSWNMNFNKGTLILIISIVMMGVSTSLVLTLAFMQLLKDSWNTPEGKRNTM, from the coding sequence ATGTTTAAAATTTATTCACGATACGGAGTTATAATTGCAGTGGCACTAATTGTTTATTTTTTGTTATTGAAATTGTTTGGTTTACACCAATATCCTGTTTTGAGTGCTGCTAATGGAGTAATTTATGGAGCTGGAATATTATTGGCCTTAAAAAAATACAAAGCAGATACTCCTAAATTTGATTATGCTAAAGGATTTGAAGTTGGATTTGCAGCTGGAGCCATAGCGACCGTGATTTTTACTATTTTCATGTCTCTTTATATCTTTGAACTTGATACAGAGTTTGCTCACAACATATTAGACTCTTGGAACATGAACTTCAATAAGGGAACACTTATTTTAATAATTTCAATCGTTATGATGGGGGTTTCTACTTCTTTAGTGTTAACCTTGGCATTTATGCAACTTTTAAAAGACTCGTGGAACACTCCTGAGGGTAAGCGAAATACTATGTAA
- the rplU gene encoding 50S ribosomal protein L21 — MYAIVEIAGQQFKVAKDQKVFVNRLATEEGKKVDFDNVLLIGDGDNVTVGAPAIDGALIGAKVLRHLKGDKVIVFKKKRRKGYRVKNGHRQALSEIVIESIASSGAKKKSSAKKEETKKETPVKAKAETKKAEPKKAAPKSKKEEEVSDNLVTRAEHRAEDSDIEMDIDKVLHSIGTATKADADDLKEINGIGPAYEKRLNEVGIYSYEQISKLKAADRDELSALDGITREKIESEEWVKQAKALLKNK; from the coding sequence ATGTACGCAATTGTAGAGATAGCAGGGCAGCAATTTAAAGTTGCGAAAGACCAAAAAGTCTTTGTTAACCGTTTAGCCACAGAAGAAGGAAAGAAAGTCGATTTTGACAATGTTCTTCTTATTGGTGACGGAGACAATGTTACTGTTGGCGCCCCGGCTATAGACGGAGCTCTTATTGGAGCAAAAGTCTTAAGGCACCTTAAAGGTGATAAAGTAATAGTTTTCAAAAAGAAACGTAGAAAAGGTTACCGTGTTAAAAACGGTCACAGACAAGCCCTTTCTGAAATCGTAATTGAAAGCATTGCTTCTTCTGGAGCTAAAAAGAAATCTTCTGCTAAAAAAGAAGAAACTAAAAAAGAAACTCCAGTAAAAGCGAAAGCTGAAACTAAAAAAGCAGAACCAAAAAAAGCTGCCCCTAAATCTAAAAAAGAAGAAGAGGTAAGTGATAACTTGGTAACACGTGCAGAACACCGAGCTGAAGATAGCGACATCGAAATGGACATCGATAAAGTACTTCACAGTATTGGTACTGCTACAAAAGCTGACGCTGATGACTTGAAAGAAATCAACGGAATTGGACCAGCTTACGAAAAAAGATTAAACGAAGTAGGTATTTACTCCTACGAACAAATCAGTAAATTGAAAGCTGCCGATAGAGATGAGCTTTCTGCATTAGACGGTATTACTCGCGAAAAGATAGAATCTGAAGAGTGGGTAAAACAAGCTAAAGCGTTATTGAAAAATAAATAG
- the mutY gene encoding A/G-specific adenine glycosylase has product MPENTTFFRNKLIAWYLDYKRELPWRKTTNPYHIWLSEIILQQTRVAQGLPYYLTFIEEFPTVFDLAAAPQEKVLKLWQGLGYYSRARNLHASAQYISENLNGNFPTNYKGLLELKGVGDYTASAIASICFNDPEAVVDGNVYRVLSRVFGISTPINSTTGKKEFKNLAQQLIDREQPGTYNQAVMEFGARYCVPQNPQCEICIFNERCEAYNKDLVSSLPVKLKKNKIKKRYFNYMVLLSENGETVLNQRTGKGIWQQLYEFPLLESKKEVSEKELIALESFKCFSEKIEIDSISLYNETSVVHKLSHQHLFTRFWIVEVSQIKQKTIPYSEIEQYAVPVLINNFISNFSVFKN; this is encoded by the coding sequence ATGCCAGAAAATACAACTTTTTTTCGTAATAAACTAATAGCGTGGTACTTAGATTATAAGCGAGAATTGCCTTGGCGAAAAACTACTAATCCGTACCATATTTGGTTGAGTGAAATTATACTTCAGCAAACACGAGTAGCACAAGGTTTACCATATTATTTAACCTTTATTGAGGAGTTTCCAACCGTTTTCGATCTTGCTGCAGCGCCACAGGAAAAAGTATTGAAACTATGGCAGGGGTTAGGATATTATTCACGTGCCAGAAATTTACATGCATCGGCGCAATATATTTCAGAAAATTTAAACGGAAACTTTCCTACAAACTACAAGGGTCTTTTGGAGTTAAAAGGAGTAGGAGACTATACGGCTAGTGCCATTGCGTCTATTTGTTTTAACGATCCCGAAGCGGTGGTAGATGGTAATGTGTATCGTGTTTTGTCTCGCGTTTTTGGAATTTCTACACCTATAAATAGTACTACCGGAAAAAAAGAATTTAAAAACCTTGCGCAACAATTAATTGATAGAGAACAGCCGGGGACCTACAATCAAGCTGTTATGGAATTTGGTGCTCGGTATTGCGTGCCTCAAAACCCACAATGTGAAATTTGTATATTTAATGAGCGCTGCGAAGCTTATAATAAAGATTTGGTTTCCTCTCTCCCGGTAAAATTGAAAAAAAATAAAATAAAAAAACGTTACTTTAATTATATGGTATTACTTTCTGAAAACGGTGAAACTGTTCTTAATCAACGAACCGGGAAAGGAATTTGGCAACAATTGTATGAGTTTCCCTTACTTGAAAGTAAAAAGGAGGTTTCAGAAAAAGAATTGATAGCATTAGAATCGTTTAAATGTTTTTCTGAAAAAATAGAAATAGATTCCATTTCATTGTATAATGAAACTTCAGTAGTGCATAAATTATCACACCAGCATCTTTTTACACGTTTTTGGATTGTTGAAGTTTCACAAATAAAACAAAAAACTATTCCTTATTCAGAAATAGAGCAATACGCTGTGCCAGTCTTGATTAATAATTTTATTTCAAACTTTTCGGTTTTTAAAAACTGA
- a CDS encoding single-stranded DNA-binding protein, which translates to MSGTLNKVMLIGHTGDEVKMHYFEGGGSIGRFPLATNETYTNRNTGERVSNTEWHNIVVRNKGAEICEKYLKKGDKVYIEGRIKTRKWQDDSGNDRYSTEIQCTDFTFLSPKNESEGGGAMPQNKSASHSNNTNSGQQQRQNQPQQSQQPAGEEEDDLPF; encoded by the coding sequence ATGAGTGGAACATTAAATAAAGTGATGCTAATTGGGCACACGGGCGATGAAGTGAAAATGCATTATTTTGAAGGTGGTGGAAGCATTGGGCGTTTCCCTCTAGCAACTAATGAAACGTATACCAATCGTAATACTGGTGAGCGTGTTTCTAATACCGAATGGCATAATATTGTCGTGCGTAATAAAGGTGCTGAAATCTGCGAAAAATATCTTAAAAAAGGAGACAAGGTTTATATAGAAGGGCGGATAAAAACCCGTAAATGGCAAGATGATAGCGGGAACGATCGTTATAGCACCGAAATACAATGTACAGATTTTACATTTTTAAGTCCTAAAAACGAATCTGAAGGAGGTGGTGCGATGCCTCAAAACAAAAGTGCGAGTCACTCAAATAACACCAATTCTGGGCAGCAACAGCGTCAAAATCAACCGCAGCAATCTCAACAACCTGCTGGTGAAGAAGAGGATGACCTTCCTTTTTAG
- a CDS encoding DMT family transporter, which yields MKGIDKKWIYLAILSVVWGSSFILIKKALIGLTPLQLGALRSLFAAIFLLIIGFRKLKTIKKKEWKWIAISGFLGTFIPAFLFAFAETEIDSAIASVLNSTTPIMTLLLGALAFSIGFTRNQLIGVIVGLLGSFLLIWSGSEVNPKQNYWYAGLILCASVCYACNVNIIKRHLQNVSALAITAGQFSVIIVPAILVLISSDFFSEATLQSEELYPSLGYLLILSVIGTGLAKVLFNSLVQMSTPVFASSVTYTIPIIALCWGVLDGEQFSLFQLFAAAVILVGVLLSKKS from the coding sequence ATGAAAGGCATTGATAAAAAATGGATTTATTTGGCTATCCTCTCGGTGGTTTGGGGTAGTTCATTTATTCTTATTAAAAAAGCATTAATAGGGTTAACGCCACTTCAGTTGGGGGCGCTTCGTTCCTTGTTTGCTGCTATTTTTTTGTTGATTATCGGTTTCAGAAAATTAAAAACCATAAAAAAGAAAGAATGGAAATGGATTGCTATTTCTGGTTTTTTAGGAACCTTTATACCTGCTTTTCTCTTTGCCTTTGCCGAAACTGAAATTGATAGTGCTATTGCTTCCGTTTTAAATTCTACTACGCCTATAATGACGCTTCTTTTGGGGGCTCTTGCTTTTAGTATTGGTTTTACTAGAAATCAATTAATAGGTGTTATAGTAGGGCTTTTAGGGAGTTTTCTTCTTATTTGGAGTGGTAGTGAGGTAAACCCCAAACAAAATTATTGGTATGCCGGGTTAATACTATGCGCATCGGTTTGTTATGCATGTAATGTAAATATTATAAAACGACACCTTCAAAATGTTTCCGCATTGGCTATTACCGCGGGACAGTTTTCAGTAATTATTGTACCAGCCATCCTTGTTTTAATTAGTTCAGACTTTTTTTCTGAAGCTACATTGCAGTCTGAAGAATTATATCCTTCCTTAGGGTATTTATTAATCTTATCAGTCATTGGTACTGGCTTGGCAAAGGTTCTATTTAATAGCTTAGTGCAAATGAGTACACCGGTTTTTGCTTCTTCAGTAACATATACCATCCCTATTATTGCTTTATGTTGGGGAGTCTTGGATGGTGAGCAATTTAGTCTATTTCAGTTGTTTGCGGCAGCAGTTATTTTAGTTGGCGTGCTCCTTTCAAAGAAAAGTTAA
- the rpmA gene encoding 50S ribosomal protein L27 — protein MAHKKGVGSSKNGRESESKRLGVKIYGGQAAIAGNIIIRQRGMEHHPADNVYAGKDYTLHAKVDGVVKFTKKRNNKSYVSIVPSAEA, from the coding sequence ATGGCTCACAAAAAAGGTGTTGGTAGTTCCAAAAACGGTAGAGAATCAGAATCGAAACGCTTAGGTGTTAAGATTTATGGTGGTCAAGCTGCCATTGCAGGAAATATCATTATAAGACAACGTGGTATGGAGCATCACCCAGCTGATAATGTTTATGCAGGTAAAGATTATACTTTGCATGCTAAAGTTGATGGTGTTGTAAAATTTACCAAGAAAAGAAATAACAAATCGTACGTTTCTATTGTACCTAGTGCAGAAGCGTAA
- a CDS encoding HU family DNA-binding protein, producing the protein MTKADIVAKISEKEGMEKADVQAVIETFMSEVKNTLEGGDNVYLRGFGSFIIKKRAEKTGRNISKNTTIKIPAHNIPAFKPAKVFVEGVKTNVEVK; encoded by the coding sequence ATGACGAAAGCAGATATTGTAGCGAAAATCTCAGAAAAGGAAGGAATGGAAAAAGCTGACGTACAGGCAGTGATTGAAACTTTTATGAGTGAAGTTAAAAACACCCTTGAGGGTGGTGACAATGTTTATCTAAGAGGTTTTGGAAGTTTCATCATCAAGAAAAGAGCCGAAAAGACAGGTAGAAATATCTCTAAAAACACAACAATCAAGATTCCCGCACACAACATTCCCGCTTTTAAACCAGCAAAAGTATTTGTAGAAGGTGTAAAAACCAATGTGGAAGTAAAATAA
- a CDS encoding gliding motility-associated protein GldE, producing MDPEPPSLFITALLSYTEIPGIAILVVLLLCSALISGAEVAFFSLSPTDFDADENNAASKKLEIVQRLLNRPKKLLATILIANNLINIAIVLLFESLSDSWFSGIDYTINLYFFQLSLLLLLKIGVATFLILLFGEILPKIYASRNKVSFSLFMAYPLQVLDKVFSPLSLPMRSTTIYIHNRFGKQKANISVDQLSQALDLTSEADTTHEEQKILRGIVTFGNTDTKQVMKPRMDIFALNEELSYKEIMPHIMENGYSRIPVYKDSIDNITGILYVKDLMPYIDRKTFDWKSLKRDSYFVPENKKLDDLLNEFKEMKMHLAIVVDEYGGTSGLISLEDIIEEIVGEISDEFDDEDLVFSKLDENNYVFEGKTPLKDFYKVISVEDPQVFESEKGEAETLAGFLLEISKGFPKKNEIITFHSYSFTIEAFENKRIKQIKLSINI from the coding sequence TTGGATCCGGAACCCCCGAGTTTATTTATTACTGCATTACTAAGTTATACTGAAATACCCGGTATTGCCATACTTGTGGTTTTACTACTATGTTCGGCATTAATATCTGGTGCAGAGGTGGCCTTTTTCTCACTTTCTCCAACCGATTTTGATGCTGATGAGAATAATGCAGCTTCAAAAAAACTGGAGATTGTCCAAAGGCTATTAAATCGTCCTAAAAAACTATTAGCTACTATTTTAATAGCCAATAATCTTATAAATATAGCTATTGTGTTGTTGTTTGAATCACTGAGCGATAGTTGGTTTAGCGGGATTGATTATACGATAAACCTTTATTTTTTTCAATTAAGTCTATTGTTGCTTTTAAAAATTGGAGTAGCCACTTTCTTAATTTTATTGTTTGGTGAAATATTACCAAAAATATATGCTAGTCGAAATAAAGTGAGCTTTTCGTTGTTCATGGCGTACCCACTGCAGGTGCTTGACAAAGTATTTTCGCCACTCAGTTTGCCTATGCGTAGTACTACTATTTATATACACAATCGGTTTGGTAAACAAAAAGCAAATATTAGTGTTGATCAATTATCGCAAGCATTAGATTTAACAAGTGAAGCCGACACTACTCATGAAGAACAAAAAATATTAAGAGGTATTGTAACTTTTGGAAATACTGACACTAAACAGGTTATGAAGCCGCGAATGGATATTTTTGCCCTTAACGAAGAGTTGTCCTATAAGGAGATAATGCCGCACATTATGGAAAACGGTTACTCCCGCATTCCTGTTTATAAAGATAGCATTGATAATATTACAGGAATTTTATATGTAAAAGATTTAATGCCGTATATAGACAGAAAGACGTTCGATTGGAAATCTTTAAAACGCGATTCATATTTTGTACCCGAAAATAAAAAACTAGATGATTTGCTTAATGAGTTCAAGGAAATGAAAATGCATCTTGCTATTGTAGTAGATGAATACGGAGGAACTAGCGGATTGATTTCTTTAGAGGATATTATTGAAGAAATCGTGGGTGAAATTAGTGATGAGTTTGACGATGAAGATTTGGTTTTTTCTAAATTGGACGAAAACAATTATGTTTTTGAGGGTAAAACTCCGTTAAAGGATTTTTACAAAGTAATTAGTGTCGAAGATCCACAAGTTTTTGAATCTGAAAAAGGAGAAGCCGAGACCCTTGCAGGCTTCTTATTAGAAATTTCAAAAGGATTTCCGAAGAAAAACGAAATAATAACCTTCCATAGCTATTCGTTTACTATTGAAGCGTTCGAAAATAAACGTATTAAACAGATTAAACTTTCTATCAATATATGA
- a CDS encoding Rne/Rng family ribonuclease: MSYELFIRSSSQEVDFALLKDGKLLELHKEEEDNKFSVGDVFIAKIRKTVPGLNAAFVNVGYEKDAFLHYHDLGPKVTSLLKFVKRVSTGKLKDYSLKDFPFEKEIDKNGGINNALKSNQSILVQIVKEPISTKGPRISSELSIAGRYIVLVPFSDRVSISQKIESKDEKERLKRLVTSIKPKGFGVIIRTVAEGKKVAELDGDLQNLMDRWTAMCKKLRGAHHPSKVLSELNRGASIIRDVFNDDFSAIHIDDETLYLQIKDYVQQIAPDKENIVKLYDSKVPMYEKFGIERQIKTSFGKTVSSSRGTYLVVEHTEAMHVIDVNSGNRSNKSKNQEDTALEVNLIAATEVARQLRLRDMGGIIVVDFIDMGHAKNRKKLYDHLRDEMKTDRAKHKILPPSKFGLIQITRQRVRPEMNIKTAEEAPGGENGEIEAPIVVVNKITEDLKKLFNKNHKKMTLNTHPFIAAFLIKGFPSVRTKWFMEHKKWVKIQPRDAYTYLEYHFYDKDGEMIK; encoded by the coding sequence GTGAGCTACGAATTATTTATTAGATCCAGTTCACAAGAAGTTGATTTTGCCCTTTTAAAAGATGGAAAACTATTAGAATTACATAAAGAAGAAGAGGACAATAAGTTTTCGGTAGGTGATGTGTTTATCGCCAAAATACGGAAAACAGTTCCTGGTCTTAACGCAGCCTTTGTTAATGTAGGCTACGAGAAAGATGCATTTTTGCATTATCATGACTTGGGACCAAAAGTCACTTCTCTTTTAAAATTCGTAAAACGTGTAAGCACAGGTAAACTTAAAGACTATTCTTTAAAGGATTTCCCTTTTGAAAAAGAGATTGATAAAAACGGCGGCATTAATAACGCCTTAAAGTCTAATCAATCTATTCTGGTACAAATTGTAAAAGAACCTATATCCACAAAAGGCCCGCGGATAAGCTCAGAGCTTTCCATTGCAGGCCGGTATATAGTATTGGTTCCTTTTTCAGATCGCGTTTCTATTTCACAAAAAATAGAGAGCAAAGACGAAAAAGAAAGGCTAAAACGCCTAGTAACCAGTATAAAACCCAAAGGATTTGGTGTAATTATACGTACTGTAGCAGAAGGCAAAAAAGTAGCAGAACTGGATGGAGATTTACAAAATCTCATGGATCGCTGGACAGCGATGTGTAAAAAGCTACGGGGAGCGCACCACCCCAGCAAGGTGCTAAGCGAGTTAAACCGAGGAGCTTCTATTATTCGAGATGTATTTAATGACGATTTTTCGGCAATACATATTGATGATGAAACCCTTTACTTGCAAATAAAAGATTATGTGCAGCAAATTGCACCTGACAAAGAGAACATTGTCAAATTATACGACTCGAAAGTACCGATGTATGAAAAATTTGGTATTGAACGTCAAATAAAAACGTCCTTCGGAAAGACTGTTTCAAGCAGCAGAGGAACCTATTTGGTGGTTGAGCACACGGAAGCCATGCACGTAATAGACGTGAACAGTGGTAACCGCAGCAATAAATCGAAAAACCAAGAAGACACTGCGCTAGAAGTAAATTTAATAGCAGCAACCGAAGTAGCAAGACAACTACGCCTACGGGATATGGGAGGTATTATTGTGGTAGATTTCATTGATATGGGACATGCCAAAAACCGCAAAAAGCTCTACGATCATCTTCGTGATGAAATGAAAACAGATAGAGCAAAGCATAAAATACTACCCCCAAGTAAATTTGGATTGATCCAAATTACCCGCCAACGTGTTCGTCCAGAGATGAACATTAAAACAGCTGAAGAAGCCCCAGGCGGTGAAAACGGAGAAATTGAAGCTCCCATAGTTGTAGTAAACAAAATTACCGAAGACCTTAAAAAACTCTTCAACAAGAACCATAAAAAGATGACTTTAAACACACATCCTTTTATAGCAGCCTTCTTAATAAAAGGCTTTCCATCTGTGCGAACCAAATGGTTTATGGAGCACAAAAAATGGGTAAAAATTCAACCAAGAGATGCTTACACGTATCTGGAATATCATTTTTACGATAAAGACGGAGAAATGATTAAATAA
- a CDS encoding regulatory protein RecX, translating to MNTVKIYTVDEAKAKLEHYCAYQERCHKEVEQKLKGMRMIPDAIDHIIHHLLQHNFLNETRFSQAFARGKFKTKKWGKHRIVRELKFRDISAYNIKKALQEIPEKDYYSTFHELADKRIKQLDGETNLQKKRKKLADYLFYRGWESTLVYEKVREITQ from the coding sequence GTGAATACTGTAAAAATATATACTGTAGATGAAGCGAAGGCAAAGCTAGAACATTACTGTGCCTATCAAGAGCGTTGTCATAAAGAAGTAGAACAGAAACTAAAGGGAATGCGTATGATTCCTGATGCCATTGACCATATTATTCACCACTTATTGCAACATAACTTTTTAAATGAAACTCGTTTTTCCCAAGCGTTTGCACGAGGAAAATTCAAAACTAAAAAGTGGGGTAAACACCGGATTGTTCGTGAGTTGAAATTTCGAGATATTTCAGCCTACAATATTAAAAAGGCGCTTCAAGAAATTCCTGAAAAAGATTATTACAGTACTTTTCATGAACTTGCAGACAAACGAATAAAACAATTGGACGGTGAAACAAATCTTCAGAAAAAAAGAAAGAAATTGGCCGATTACTTGTTTTACCGAGGCTGGGAAAGCACTTTAGTATATGAAAAAGTACGGGAAATAACTCAATAA
- the gldD gene encoding gliding motility lipoprotein GldD: MRFLAVLFLCFLIIACNEEVVVKPAAKLRLEYPKNNYKKVAIDCPFSFKMNTNATLDTTDGCNLDVDYPDMKATVYLTYQSIKNNNIDSLLYDAQKLTYDHTIKANSILEQPRVDSINKVYGMFYMIDGNAATQSQFYVTDSINHFITGSLYFKAKPNFDSIYPAAMYLREDIRVLMETMEWK; this comes from the coding sequence ATGAGGTTTTTAGCAGTTCTTTTCCTTTGTTTCTTAATAATAGCCTGTAATGAAGAGGTGGTTGTAAAACCTGCTGCAAAATTAAGATTAGAGTACCCGAAAAATAATTATAAAAAAGTGGCTATTGATTGTCCGTTTTCTTTTAAAATGAACACCAATGCTACGTTAGATACTACTGACGGCTGTAACCTTGATGTTGACTATCCAGATATGAAAGCTACTGTATATCTAACCTATCAATCTATCAAAAATAATAATATTGATTCGTTGTTGTACGATGCTCAAAAGCTCACCTACGATCATACTATAAAAGCCAATAGCATTTTAGAACAGCCGAGGGTGGATTCTATAAACAAGGTGTATGGGATGTTTTACATGATTGATGGTAATGCCGCAACACAATCACAGTTTTATGTAACCGATAGTATAAACCATTTTATCACTGGTTCCTTATATTTTAAGGCCAAACCTAATTTCGACTCTATTTATCCAGCAGCCATGTATCTTCGGGAGGATATTAGAGTGTTGATGGAAACGATGGAGTGGAAGTAA